From Vitis vinifera cultivar Pinot Noir 40024 chromosome 14, ASM3070453v1, a single genomic window includes:
- the LOC100253496 gene encoding probable calcium-binding protein CML23: MAKNSCGSLGTMEEVERVFNRFDKNGDGKISAEEFGEVLQALGSTTSPDELTRIMSEIDTDGDGFIDLKEFADFHRATDSNGGLTELRDAFDMYDRDKNGLISASELHAVFKSLGEKVTLKDCSRMISSVDADGDGCVNFEEFKKMMTRS, translated from the coding sequence ATGGCAAAGAATTCGTGTGGTTCTCTGGGAACCATGGAGGAGGTCGAGAGGGTGTTCAACAGGTTCGATAAGAACGGCGACGGCAAGATCTCAGCCGAAGAGTTCGGCGAGGTGCTCCAGGCACTCGGCTCCACCACGTCTCCGGACGAGCTTACGCGCATAATGTCGGAGATCGACACCGACGGTGACGGCTTCATTGACCTCAAGGAGTTCGCCGACTTCCACCGCGCTACCGACAGCAACGGAGGCCTTACGGAGCTCCGTGACGCCTTCGACATGTACGATCGCGACAAGAACGGCCTGATATCCGCGAGTGAGTTGCACGCGGTGTTCAAGAGCCTGGGCGAGAAGGTCACCCTCAAGGATTGCTCTCGAATGATCAGCTCCGTCGACGCCGACGGCGATGGTTGCGTCAATTTCGAGGAGTTCAAGAAGATGATGACTCGTTCTTAA